The proteins below are encoded in one region of Rhinolophus sinicus isolate RSC01 linkage group LG07, ASM3656204v1, whole genome shotgun sequence:
- the DEFB134 gene encoding beta-defensin 134, translating to MKRLLTVFAVLVFWDPVLAGLNPMSPELHKSCYRTGTCRLGCYRSEKLVGYCMFHLECCAKGNPALT from the exons ATGAAGCGTCTCCTCACTGTGTTTGCCGTCCTTGTGTTTTGGGACCCAGTGCTGGCAG gcTTGAATCCAATGTCACCAGAATTGCACAAGAGCTGCTATAGAACTGGTACCTGCAGACTTGGGTGCTATAGAAGTGAAAAGCTAGTGGGCTACTGCATGTTTCATCTGGAGTGCTGTGCCAAAGGAAACCCTGCCCTGACATGA